The sequence TTTATGTCTGGTATTGCATCAAAACAGAGGGAATTGCAGTAAAAAACTTGCAGCACTAGAAATTTTAGGGACgatagaaagcattttaaaatcagtttcaatgaaaacagtatatttttttagTCAATTTTGTAAATGTCTGCTGTTGCTTGTAGGATCAAATTACCAAACCCCTTGTTGATGCACGCTTTCCCATTTGGGTTTGTAGAAGGCTCTGGCTGTTTGAATCCATTTTTCCTTAGTTATATGGCAACTAGAAGGTTTggattttctgcttctttctttttccaaattACATAAGTCTACTGCTTGTTTCAGGAGAGATGATGGTGTCACCGTTAAATAGTTCAGATGCTTCAGAACAGAGACAAGATAGTCCAGATCTTTTTCACTTTCAGACAGAGGAGTCTGTGAAGTTTGTATTTGATACATTACCCATGAAAActcctgaagaaataaaagctatgGTGGGAGAAAATGTTGGTGTGGAGAGTTTGTCACTCattccagaaaaagaaagatctcgtctgaaagcaggaagaaaaaggagaacacCAAAGCAGAAGGGGGAGCCTCTAAACGCCTTGTCGGGCATCAGGCAGCTCAGGATGACCCCAAAGCGCAAGTTGGAGCCTGCAGAGGCCTCGTTGGGCATCAAGGAGCTCATTATGACACCAAAACGCAAGCCAGAGCCCATCGAGGTCCTGTCAGGCATCAAGAAACTCATGAAGACCCCAAAGCAGAAGCCAGAGCCCATCGAGGACCTGTCAGGAATCAAGCAGCTCATGAAGACCCCAAAGCAGAAGCCAGAGCCCATCGAGGACCTGTCAGGAATCAAGCAGCTCATGAAGACCCCAAAGCAGAAGCCAGAGCCCATCGAGGACCTGTCAGGAATCAAGCAGCTCATGAAGACCCCAAAGCAGAAGCCAGAGCCCATCGAGGACCTGTCGGGCATCAAGCAGCTCATGAAGACCCCGAAGCAGAAGCCAGAGCCCATCGAGGACCTGTCGGGCATCAAGCAGCTCATGAAGACCCCGAAGCAGAAGCCAGAGCCCATCGAGGACCTGTCGGGCATCAAGCAGCTCATGAAGACCCCGAAGCAGAAGCCAGAGCCCATCGAGGACTTGTCGGGCATCAAGCAGCTCATAAAGACCCCGAAGCAGAAGCCAGAGCCTATCGATGACTTGTCGGGCATCAAGCAGCTCATAAAGAACCCGAAGCAGAAGCCAGAGCCTATCGATGACTTGTCGGGCATCAAGCAGCTCATAAAGAACCCGAAGCAGAAGCCAGAGCCTATCGATGACTTGTCGGGCATCAAGCAGCTCATAAAGAACCCGAAGCAGAAGCCAGAGCCTATCGATGACTTGTCGGGCATCAAGCAGCTCATGAAGACCCCGAAGCAGAAGCCAGAGCCTATCGATGACTTGTCGGGCATCAAGCAGCTCATGAAGACCCCGAAGCAGAAGCCAGAGCCCATCGAGGACTTGTCGGGCATCAAGCAGCTCATGAAGACCCCGAAGCAGAAGCCAGAGCCCATCGAGGACCTGTCGGGCATCAAGCAGCTCATGAAGACCCCGAAGCAGAAGCCAGAGCCCATCGAGGACCTGTCGGGCATCAAGCAGCTCATGAAGACCCCGAAGCAGAAGCCAGAGCCTATCGAGGACCTGTCGGGCATCAAGCAGCTCATGAAGACCCCGAAGCAGAAGCCAGAGCCCATCGAGGACCTGTCGGGCATCAAGCAGCTCATGAAGACCCCGAAGCAGAAGCCAGAGCCTATCGAGGACCTGTCGGGCATCAAGCAGCTCATGAAGACCCCGAAGCAGAAGCCAGAGCCCATCGAGGACTTGTCGGGCATCAAGCAGCTCATGAAGACCCCACATCAAGAGATGGAACCTGTTACGCCTGGAAATAGATCTCAGAGATTGCGGGACACTCCTGCCCAGGAAGGGGAAGCAGTGAAAGATGTGGCAGGTGTTACCTCTGCAAGGAAAATCCCAAAGCTGAAACATCAACCAGCAGAAGCCATGGTTGGGGTCGGCCGCATTTTCAAGACACCGAAGGAAAAATTTGAACCCATAGAAGATCTGTTTGGTATTAGTACCTTAGTGAAGACTCGGAGAGAGAAGTACCCACCGGTTGAGGATTTTGTGGGTCTGCAGAGGCTGATGGCAGAACCCAAGCAGAAATGGTCTGATTTTGAAGAGGACTGCGTTGGACTTGCAGAGTTGTTTGAAACACCAGAGGAAGAGAAGGTAAAATTCTTTTTTAGCTTTTGGAAGGAATGTATGTGAACTTTGAGGCCCGTGGTTTTAATGAATTCTTAGGCTTCCTTGTGTGCCACCTTGTATGTTAGAGCACTTGAAATATGTCATGCCCAGAACCTCTGGAGGAAATAATACCTGCTAGAGAGGCACCTCCTGTTGGGGTGAGAACACTAAAGATGGCAATCTTTTTATTCCTTGGTAGCTGTCCAGGTGAATGCCCTCTTTCTAGgagacacgggggggggggtttgttactgttttctatatatatattttttatatatatatttgtgacATATTTGTGTGCTAATACCGAATATACAGATGCAGTTACAAAGCTGAGTTGATTTCATGTTTAGAGGAAAGTGTTTGAACAGACTTTCTTCAGCCATTCCTATACATTAGTTTTGTCTTGGTTGGCTCCGTTATTTCTGGTGCTGTCAGAGATGGATTTATTGATGATGGTTTATTCCCTTAGGTCACATCAGGAAGTGTTGGGGATTCTGAGCAAGAAGATCCTGCCCCTCCTTGTACTAATTCCAGTCACAAATATGGTAAGTGCAAATACTTTGTCTAGAGGCATGATGAATATACCAAGTCATATATGTTGCTGTGAAGTTCTGACATGTTAAAATTCCCAAGTACACGGTGTGCAGCTGTATCTTGTACCTGCGAAGGGACAGCTCATGGAGTTTGTGCAGTCATCCCTAATGAACAGCAGGGGCTGGAATTGCACTGCTGCAGAAGTAATGGTGCAGTAATTTGTTGGTGTGCTAAGGTTGGCATCTCCCAACTTAGCAGTGTAAAACCTCTccacttaaaattactttttttttgtaaagactTCCCAGACTTCCATAGCTTAAACCTATGCATGTTACCTACCCTTTAAACCAAACATTTTTGGTCAGAAGCCTGTCCAGTGTAGGAATTAGttaacatctttattttaaaattttttaaagatactAGTTTGATTCTTTTGAGCAAGATGACTCTCTTAGGAAAATTGAAACTCAGAGATACTTTGATCAGTCATAGTAATATGTACCTTTTGTTTGTGCTCTTTTCTTTGTAAATACtttgaatttggaaaaaaaatcccctgtttCAGAAGATAAAGGAAATGTTTCAGAAGGTGAAGATTCTCAACAGAAGGAAGCACCTAGTGAAGATGGGTCTGCCCAGAGACCAACAAAGGGCAGATCAAGGAAGACAGAAGTACCTCCTGCTTCAGCAAAGCAGCGTGAAAATCATTTGAATGCAAAAGAATTGCAAAGTCTGGGAGAAAAGAGCACCCAAGAGGAGATGGAAGAGATCGGTACTTCAGTAGctaaaagcagaggaagaggaaggagagcaaACCGTTGCATACAAGAGGAAATGGTTTCACAGCATCCTCATCAGGAAGAAGTGGAAACTGATTCATTTGTGGGAGGACATGGAGCTCCtcaaagaggaagaagaggtaaaGGGAAAAATCCTACTGAGCTAAAGCATCCAAGTGAGAATCTTGAATCTTGTGGCAAGGATTCTTCAGTGGTACGAAAACAACGTACAAATAGAAAACAGACTTTGCAGGAGTGTGGCATCAATGGCATATTAGAGACTGAAGATGATCCAACCAGATCTAGTagcattcaaaatgaaaattgtcATCTGCAAACAGGTTTAAAAAGATCTGAAAACAATCCTGAGCAAGGTGGTGTAGACGACAGTGAGGAAATGCTTCTGTGGCCTAGAAGATGTGGagtcaaagcagcagaaagcagagaacCACCGATTCCACCTCAAAGAGCTGGAAGAGCTAGAAATAACCCCGTTAAACAAGGTGCTTCAGAGGACCTTCCCAGAACAAGAAGGCAGCTTCGTAAAGGCCCGTCAGCAAAGAGAGAAGGAGACAATCAGAATTGTAAGGAAGATACTAAGACTGCCacagcagaaaaatctgaaagcGGGACTAAACTTGAGAGAAAGACAACAGAGAATAAAGTGAAGTTTTTAAGAAGTGCCAGAAAGGCCTCAACTGAGATAAAAGCAGACATTTGTGAACTGGCACTTGAAAATGTACAAAACATTCCAAAACCCCAGGAGACTTCAACTGCAACTGGCACTGAAACACAGTCAGACGTCAAAAATGAGATTAAAGGACCTCAGGGCGATACTGTAGACAGCATGTCGGGCATCAAGGTACTGAAGAGAACACGAAAGCGCAAGGCAGAACCCCTCGAGGCCGTGTCGGGAATCAGGCAGCTCATGAAGAACCGTCAACAAGAGCTGGAACCTGTTACTGCTGGAATTGGCTCTCAGAGATTGCTGGAGACTCCTGCCCAGGAAGGGGAAGCAGTGAAAGATGTGGCAGGTGTTACCTCAGCCAGGAAAACTCCAAAGCTGAAACATCAACCAGCAGAAGCCATGGCTGGGGTCCGCCGGATTTTCAAGACACCAGAGGGGAAGGTTGAACGCAGAGCAGATGGATTTGGTGTTGGTACCTCAGTGAAGACTCGGAGAGAGAAGTACCCACCGGTTGAGGATTTTGTGGGTCTGCAGAGGCTGATGGCAGAACCCAAGCAGAATTGGTCTGATTTTGAAGAGGACTGTGTTGGACTTGCAGAGTTGTTTGAAACACCAGAGGAAGCGAAGGTAAAATACTTTTTTAGCTTTTGGAAGGAATGTATGTAAATTTTGAGGCCTGTGGTTGAAATGAATTCTTAGGCTTCCTTGTGTGCCACCTTGTATGTTAGAGCTTGAAATATGTCATGCCCAGAACCTCTGGAGGGAATAATACCTTCTGGAGAGGCACCTCCTGTTGGGGTGAGAACATTAAAGATGGCAATCTTTTTATTCCTTGGTAGCTGTCCAGGTGAATGCCCTCTTTCTAGGAGACACagggattattttttgttgttttgtacaGCTGCTTCATGCCCCATAGATGGCATTTGAAGCTCTCTCTGTCTCTGCACATCCCAAAGCATTGGGCATTTCCCAAGACATGTCCCCGCGTGATCAGTTCTTGCTCACTGTGCCCCTCAGTGTTTGTGTCCCCGCTCCCCGAGTGATGCCTGTTTCAGAGAGGGGGCTCTGTCGCTGTGCGTTTGCCTGTGTTAACATGTATTTCCACTGAAGGAACCCCAAGTAGTTCCTGAGGTTGCTCTGGGTTACCATTCTGACCTTATAATTCACAGCTTCATCAGTGTTATCATTTGTGAATTGTATTAGTATTGATTTTCTGTTCAAAGCCAGATCCGTAGGTAAAATATCAAGGATCACTGGGCTTAGTGCTCATCTCTGTAGAACTACAATCAAACACTAGAAAAGACTGCAAGAATTCGCCTTCAATACCCCAAATTCCTTCTGAGCACTCACTTAGACACTTTTCACTCAATCTCATTAATACTTATTCTAACTCTGTACAGTGTTTGTCATCTCTCAGTTAAAAATCTGCTGCACTAGCTCAGATGACGAGTGTTAGGTTCGATCTATTTGTGTGCTAATACCCAATATGCAGATGCAGTTACAAAACTGAGTTGATTTCATGTTTAGAGGAAAGTGTTTGAACAGACTTTCTTCAGCCATTCCTATACATTAGTTTTGTCTTGGTTGGCTCCGTTATTTCTGGTGCTGTCAGAGATGGATTTATTGATGATGGTTTATTCCCTTAGGTCACATCAGGAAGTGTTGGGGATTCTGAGCAAGAAGATCCTGCCCCTCCTTGTACTAATTCCAGTCACAAATATGGTAAGTGCAAATACTTTGTCTAGAGGCATGATGAATATACCAAGTCATATATGTTGCTGTGAAGTTCTGACATGTTAAAATTCCCAAGTACACGGTGTGCAGCTGTATCTTGTACCTGCGAAGGGACAGCTCATGGAGTTTGTGCAGTCATCCCTAATGAACAGCAGGGGCTGGAATTGCACTGCTGCAGAAGTAATGGTGCAGTAATTTGTTGGTGTGCTAAGGTTGGCATCTCCCAACTTAGCAGTGTAAAACCTCTCCacttaaaattacctttttttggtAAAGACTTCCCAGACTTCCATAGCTTAAACCTATGCATGTTACCTACCCTTTAAACCAAACATTTTTGGTCAGAAGCCTGTCCAGTGTAGGAATTAGttaacatctttattttaaaattttttaaagatactAGTTTGATTCTTTTGAGCAAGATGACTCTCTTAGGAAAATTGAAACTCAGAGGTACTTTGATCAGTCATAGTAATATGTACCTTTTGTTTGTGCTCTTTTCTTTGTAAATACtttgaatttggaaaaaaaatcccctgtttCAGAAGATAAAGGAAATGTTTCAGAAGGTGAAGATTCTCAACAGAAGGAAGCACCTAGTGAAGATGGGTCTGCCCAGAGACCAACAAAGGGcagatcaaggaagaaaaaagtaccTTCTGCTTCAGCAAAGCAGCGTGAAAATCATTTGAATGCAAAAGAATTGCAAAGTCTGGGAGAAAAGAGCACCCAAGAGGAGATGGAAGAGATCGGTACTTCAGTAGctaaaagcagaggaagaggaaggagagcaaACCGTTGCATACAAGAGGAAATGGTTTCACAGCATCCTCATCAGGAAGAAGTGGAAACTGATTCATTTGTGGGAGGACATGGAGCTCCtcaaagaggaagaagaggtaaaGGGAAAAATCCTACTGAGCTAAAGCATCCAAGTGAGAATCTTGAATCTTGTGGCAAGGATTCTTCAGTGGTACGAAAACAACGTACAAATAGAAAACAGACTTTGCAGGAGTGTGGCATCAATGGCATATTAGAGACTGAAGATGATCCAACCAGATCTAGTagcattcaaaatgaaaattgtcATCTGCAAACAGGTCTAAAAAAGCCTGAAAACAATCCTGAGCAAGGTGGTGTAGATGACAGTGAGGAAATGCTTCATTTCCTTAATAAGATACCTGCTGCAGGCAGTGACAGTCCTGCTCTTAACCATCGACAGTGGgcaggaaatgcacaggcagtacTTAAACCAAAGCAGACTGAAATCCCGCAAGAGAATCTAGCACAGAAAAATGGAACAAGATGTAGAAGACTTAGAGGTAGAAACGTTAATTTTAAACTTGAAGAAGGCAGCTTCAAGATATGTGGAGGAAATATGGTTTTCCCTGAGTGTGAGAAAGGAAAGACTTGCAAAGATGGTCAGCGTGAGACTCCAGAAAATCCTTCATTGCAagtgaggaggagcaggagaaggCAAGTTGAATCCATTCCACAAGTACCTTGTGTTCCCTCTATGGAGAACCAAACACGAATTGCAGGTGATAGCAAAGATGAGGCTTCCCTAAAAGAGCAAGATTCAGGTTTGGCTGCTACTCCCTCTTCAACCCAAGAGAATCCACTGAGAAGAGGGAAAAGACGAGAGGTTGCTGCAGCATCACCAACACCTAGATCTCCTCCTGTCAAAAGGCGTGGGTTGCCAAAAGGTGATGATAAAAAGATGAGtgtgagagaagaggaaaatcCATCATTGGGAAATAAATCTTTGCCTGCAAAAACAAATGCATCAGCGAGGGGCGCAAGGAAAAAGATTGATCTAGGAGGAGAGGTAGAAACTGGTAATATAGAGGAGCGTACTAATGAAGAACAAAATATGTCTTTGGAAACAGTGTCCCGTGCAAAAGAGAAGCCATTAGGAAGGGGCAGAAGGACAGGAACTGCTCTGGCATCCCACACAACTAATCCCATTTCTCTTCGAGGAAAACGCCGTTTGCCAGCAGATAGTGGTAGAGAAGAAGCTCCTAAAGAATATCGAAATGTTCCATTACAAACTTTTGATTCACCCGTAAAAGAAGATCAGCTGAGAAGAGGCAGAAGGATAGGAATTGCCCTCGTGGTAGAAGGCACAAGTTCTGTTCTGGGCAATCAGGGGTTATCAAAAGAAAGTACTAGAAAGAAGCTGATTTTGGCCAATCATGGAACTCCTGAAGAACAGCAGAATAGACTTATGGCAGTAGCTCCATTGGCAAAAGGAAATCCATCAGGAGtggtcagaaagaaaagaattgcttCCAGATGTGAAGAAACTACTTCCCCTTTTCTCGGGAAAGATCCTGTCTTGCCCAGAGATAAATGTCAGAAGAGGATTAAGACACAAGAAGTTGCCCCTGAACAACAGGCAACTGCCTCTTCTCTcagaagaaaatgtcagttgCCAGCAGATGACTTGGCGTCCAAAAAACTAAGATCAGGTAAGGCAAGAGTTGGCTTTCTAACTAGAGCTAAGTTATTGGTGGCTGTAAAAATACTGCGTACAAAATTCTGGTATTACTGTGGGCTGCCAGGCTCTAACGTAGATATAGAGTCGGGGTGCACTATAGCGAGAAGACTTCAGTGCGTAGGGTCTGTGTTACCTTATATAAACCAGATGGTTTTCCGAAGTCGAAGGGATTGGTTTTATGGGGTAGGACACGGGTTGTTCCTCTCTGAGGGTATTCAGATGTCTTCCTGCTCTTCTCTGATAGATTCTCTCCATCCTAAACAATGTAGTTTAGAGTAACTGCAGCAGGGAACTGACGTGGAGCTGAAGGTGGCAGTGACAGAACAAGTTTATAGCTCCCATTGTTCATCTTTTCTGCAAAATTCCATCCGTGCTCCTGCTTTGCTAGCTCTAGGTTTTGGAGGACCTTCTCTAGCCATCAGCTGGTTTTGAAGTTGATGCGAGAAGGGCCTGAAAGTGTATCTGGGCTGAAAAGACAGCGAGAGTTCCACGTGTCCCCATTTCCTCCTTTCCTGTTCTGCTTTCCCCAAGCCAATGGAATTCTCGCTGCAGACACCTAAAGCCTTCCCTGCAGTTTTCAGCTTGATGCGATGAAACTGCCACGATGCAATTGGGAAATACTCTTCAAGAAATGCACGCCAATGGAAATGACAATGTTCAGAGCTACCTCTTGAGGGATTTCCTGCCAAATGGTGTTAAAAACCTTCTTGTGATGGGACAGTgccctttgttttgtttctctttggcTCTTTCCCCTTCCTACTGCCAGTGCTTGTCCTCATCGAGCACATACCTCTCTTTTGCCATGTATCTGTCTTGGTTGACTGAGTTTTTTCCCGTTTCCCTTCGCACACTTGCTAGTTCCTGCTGCCTGCTACTGCTGTAGGTACTCCCCAAAGGGTTGGTCTCTCGTGATGCTTTACTGCCTCCCTGGAGTTTCTCTTCCGGTGAGGTCATCTCTCCTCACAGGGATTTCAGGGATGGTTTCTATGTCTGGTGCTTGGGTTAGTGTTGGTCTCTTGGAGCAGCTTAACTTCTCTGTGCTATCTCGATCTTCGGTGGTGGGTATGTTTTAGTTTTACATGTCAGTAAAAGGAACTTTAGCTGAAGTGGCAGCTAATTGGCTTTGGTGCTCTCATTAATGTTAACCTACTCTCAGAAATAGCTGTAAGTCCTCGGGGATCTATCCTCAAGGATCGTGGATGTGCAGCAGTATGGGCTCTGTAACTGGTTTGTTGAATTCATAGGTGCAATCTCTGGAATGTCGTCGTTAGGgccatttcctttaaaaacaatgtAACTGCAGATTGAATTTTGTATGAAATGCTTGATTTGTGatacaaattttttatttttatgtgtgtataaATAGAGTGCGATGAAAATAAATCACTccaaaaaggaagaagaaaaaaaaatcaagaacaacTTGTTGAAGAGGATGTAAGGGCTCCTCAGACGACTGGAGGGATGGACAGGAAGACGAGATCAAGCACAAGAACAAGTGCAAGGACGAGGAAATAATCTTAACTGTCACAGAACCAGCTTTTAAATCAATTCAGTAAGTGAAATGGCAGCTTTTAATGAGAATTGATTCCACTCAGATTTTAAACTCAGGTTTTCATAAGCAGTCAGTGATATAGTATCAAAATATAGTTTTTAATGTGTTTACAATACTTTGTAGGTATCTGTTTTAATAGACTTGTCTGTGTTAGTGCTGCCTGAAACCATGGGGTGCTTGTGCAGAACCCCAAACATAAAACCCATCTTTTTGTTACAGTATTCCTCCACCTTTTGGTTGCTCAGTACAGCAGTCAGGAAGCCATAGTACTTCACTGCCAGTTTAagctattttctgtttaattttccaTGTGCTTGAGTCTTATTTCTCATCTCAGTTctgtaaatattcttttaaaaaagcataaatgTATTAGTATTATGATACTgaaatttttatgatttttaaaacaagttcGTTGTATTGCAAAGTGCGTTTTTAGGTGATTAAATTTGCAAAAGCTTCAGGGCGTGTGTGTTGTGGTTCTTAAGCCCAGGTAGGAACGGTACCGAGCGCTGCCCTCCTGGCAGCATCTTTCCGAGCTTCCCCCTTGGGCGCCCCGCGGCGCGTTTCTGGAAGGTTCCGGGGCTCTCCTGCCGCGCAGACGTTTCCCTTCCCGACGCGGCCGGGCTGTGCGAGTGCTCCCGTGTGTGAGAGAGAGGGGAGTAGTGAGGGTGTGACGGGGGGACGGGGCCCGTCCCCGTGGAGCTGCGATGactgtggagcagctgctgcgCTCTGGGCACCGCTCTGGGAGCCGGGCTGTGGGTACCAGCGGGGAGGGGCGGCTTCATGGCGGGGGGCTGCCTCTCGCTGTGCTCAGGGC comes from Athene noctua chromosome 5, bAthNoc1.hap1.1, whole genome shotgun sequence and encodes:
- the MKI67 gene encoding proliferation marker protein Ki-67; this translates as MPLFGNIIVIKRNGTDGIRFPLTASSCLFGRRTECDIRIQLPQVSKEHCKIEVNENKEAILTNLSTINPTQLNGDCFQHPVPLKHGDVLTIIDRSFRFEYPLQSTPRKKRSRSPRDETLQVLHVQQVAEVELLHKPTWGSKSLHASENAEWEEKNANDKKQSTEEKTCKALPVKPQTPKSAHRAHLSSRRQSEMSPFSKLYEKLKCEMKVPKTLQEGNVCHQAARGDGKSVLLEPSARTSLSCFYDLGSLPREKARSRSENIGECKIKGEATCSELNQISAVGSATRKTFTRSPRASVSKEIAGDPGERNHLQDLKEVSTEGSSKCTEITSKSSKEKDANAAVSLKPCIVECLDCADKITIHSCPAAVAKLAQRTNTANVSEVDEYVLSPPMSRRRSPGSHFIAPPRETSGMNPVYSDTPTTRGRESLKCQSFPEMLAGTPREDSACGNDSPKQLPLAGKECLKPRRNSKQCTPGRAVKEEVLTEICDQANFVKSEEERSETPVSLSNSRSPRRSNRPSKELSRTSVHLVTPTSGELTSELSPPGSPYCESVRQRDRPRASGLLTEKVLETSAVQENPSKTPNRNDKGGKEELATKGHHQQQDLEDACDTRPRRLSSRRSSGNAALPKGNEAVSEVDVSDVLTGVDSGKTKMLSQKRKSGGVSLQPLEKRKRVSFGGHLSPELFDKSLPPNSPIKRGAIPARLNLPFGDSPRAVLKKAQGLKRFAVQELAEHLQKETMSPKHLPAGKSPAASSPASGKARPTPPLGSPAPFTKNRFSVSRITTPSPIAEEKDAIAENVNMKEKRDPRVKTPKSSQVHPDDKTSSTNTPDKLTKTAQLASKVTPVRRSGAVAVISAKRRSGASSANLLVAKSWAEVVKLGVARPQSKTVKRSVRKGRSLKKKTTSPKTPERKIKGHFSTGHAESPATIVVGRAYSTTVTTVGQVPKVVKNPIVMLNMNMDESFTGIAEMFQTPENKSGKTLPLASVQKTEFTPTGTAVETSELQTPEESGEMMVSPLNSSDASEQRQDSPDLFHFQTEESVKFVFDTLPMKTPEEIKAMVGENVGVESLSLIPEKERSRLKAGRKRRTPKQKGEPLNALSGIKQLMKTPKQKPEPIEDLSGIKQLMKTPKQKPEPIEDLSGIKQLMKTPKQKPEPIEDLSGIKQLMKTPKQKPEPIEDLSGIKQLMKTPKQKPEPIEDLSGIKQLMKTPKQKPEPIEDLSEPIEDLSGIKQLMKTPKQKPEPIEDLSGIKQLMKTPKQKPEPIEDLSGIKQLMKTPKQKPEPIEDLSGIKQLMKTPKQKPEPIEDLSGIKQLMKTPKQKPEPIEDLSGIKQLMKTPHQEMEPVTPGNRSQRLRDTPAQEGEAVKDVAGVTSARKIPKLKHQPAEAMVGVGRIFKTPKEKFEPIEDLFGISTLVKTRREKYPPVEDFVGLQRLMAEPKQKWSDFEEDCVGLAELFETPEEEKVTSGSVGDSEQEDPAPPCTNSSHKYEDKGNVSEGEDSQQKEAPSEDGSAQRPTKGRSRKTEVPPASAKQRENHLNAKELQSLGEKSTQEEMEEIGTSVAKSRGRGRRANRCIQEEMVSQHPHQEEVETDSFVGGHGAPQRGRRGKGKNPTELKHPSENLESCGKDSSVVRKQRTNRKQTLQECGINGILETEDDPTRSSSIQNENCHLQTGLKRSENNPEQGGVDDSEEMLLWPRRCGVKAAESREPPIPPQRAGRARNNPVKQGASEDLPRTRRQLRKGPSAKREGDNQNCKEDTKTATAEKSESGTKLERKTTENKVKFLRSARKASTEIKADICELALENVQNIPKPQETSTATGTETQSDVKNEIKGPQGDTVDSMSGIKVLKRTRKRKAEPLEAVSGIRQLMKNRQQELEPVTAGIGSQRLLETPAQEGEAVKDVAGVTSARKTPKLKHQPAEAMAGVRRIFKTPEGKVERRADGFGVGLKKPENNPEQGGVDDSEEMLHFLNKIPAAGSDSPALNHRQWAGNAQAVLKPKQTEIPQENLAQKNGTRCRRLRGRNVNFKLEEGSFKICGGNMVFPECEKGKTCKDGQRETPENPSLQVRRSRRRQVESIPQVPCVPSMENQTRIAGDSKDEASLKEQDSGLAATPSSTQENPLRRGKRREVAAASPTPRSPPVKRRGLPKGDDKKMSVREEENPSLGNKSLPAKTNASARGARKKIDLGGEVETGNIEERTNEEQNMSLETVSRAKEKPLGRGRRTGTALASHTTNPISLRGKRRLPADSGREEAPKEYRNVPLQTFDSPVKEDQLRRGRRIGIALVVEGTSSVLGNQGLSKESTRKKLILANHGTPEEQQNRLMAVAPLAKGNPSGVVRKKRIASRCEETTSPFLGKDPVLPRDKCQKRIKTQEVAPEQQATASSLRRKCQLPADDLASKKLRSECDENKSLQKGRRKKNQEQLVEEDVRAPQTTGGMDRKTRSSTRTSARTRK